Within Porites lutea chromosome 2, jaPorLute2.1, whole genome shotgun sequence, the genomic segment TATTTattcggtggatagcgctatccaacgttgaAACAACCGGGGCTTGCATGATCTCGGGTTATTTTCACACGAAATTTCAGTAAGGTCTAAACTTCAGAAAACTTGGTGTCTTGGAAAACACACGAAAATCGCCCGTTATAAACCGAAGGCCATTAACACACACGAATCATTCAATAAGCTTCAAGAATTTCACAAAGTCCAAGTGTCACGTTGATGTCTCACAAAGAAAATATAGGATAGAgcatcacaggtagcccaagctcgaaatatgaccatcggcgagcatcggcaatgttacgtaacattcaaaatataaggcagtttgtatgggaaaaaaacctatcgtttctgtaacctacgaaaatgaaacgatttcaataaaaaacagcttaccttacttaaaatgtgtgttacgtctttcctgtgtggtccacgggctgATTTATGGctgttttatgggtttttaggtaaacggttttctctctatataaaggtttaccaaggttgggcactccagcAAAGTGGCCCGACAGATCCACCAAAGAAAAGGAGTTCAGGCCGAGCCTCAGTCGATGGCTTCAGACGGGAAAGGTTGCAGAGATTTgcgacctttgattcgctctGATCGGTGCAAAGGAGTCTGGAAGCAAGATAACGAGTGGAAAGAAGAACTATCGTGTGTtacctaggcggaatttggaggTGATTGGAGCAGTTGGAGCAAATTTTcggccgttttccttcggtggatcagtcgagccgcttcgctggagtgcccaaccttgTAAACCCACAgggggcccacacaatctgtttgtgtagccgattgttattttatagtaaatgtattggatttaccgtttgcttcacctatagcgatatatcgctaactatgtatataaatcaacgataaataaacgttgaattaccttgactgttccatatatatggaacagtcaacggcgatctcaaattcattcaaaatcgcccaaaaaaccgcttttgaggcaaaaggacgactatacaccacagggAAGGtgattcaacgtttatttatcattgatttatatacatagttagcgatatatcgctataggtgaagcaaacggtaaatccagtacatttactataaaataacaatcggctacacaaacagattgtgtgggcgccctgtggtaaacctttatatagagagaaaaccgtttacataaaaacccatgaAACAgacataaatcggcccgtggaccacacaggagagacgtaacacacattttaagtaaggtaagctgttttttattgaaatcctttcattttcgtaggtcagacagaaacgataggttttttccccatacaaatccttatattttgaatgttacgcaacaatgccgatgctcgccgatgctcatatttcgagcttgggctacctgggGGAGCATGAAGTATAAAGTTTAGATGTGTACTCCACCCAGCCAATGAAATTTTAGAATTCTCTATAGCTTGCAACGTATCAATATCAATGAtgaataaaaccaaaagaataAAGAGAGGAAGGTTTTCTTTCCGTGATGTGAAGCATGAttgaattttttacttttttgtgaTTCGCACATTTTCAGTTACAAGAATTCACGTGAATATGGATGAAAACATGATCCCTGAATCGTGTGCTGAATTTAGCGCGATTTGTGGATTCACTTTTGACTTCTTACGGCCTTTATTCTATTCTCTCGCAGACCCGCCATGTTTTCCAGTGTTTCTATTAACCTAGATATCGACGCAATTTTTGTTTCGTGAATCACGTGCTGATTCAGTCAATTATAAGCATAattcgtaattttttttttatttttcattatttaattaTATTTTCAGTCTTTGCTCGCGCCGACCATGTTTCCTTACACTCCTCAAATTAGCGAAAACGAATTAAGAGCGTCCCCAGTAAGTTCTTCAATCCCGTCAGAATCCCGCCCCAGAAATAGTGCAATATCGTAATCCCGCGGGTTATCTTTGGCATTCCACCTCCAGCGCATACTTTCAATCTCGAATCTCTTGCTTTGAAATCCCCAATCGCGAGCTCCAgataagggaaatcccggatccccAAAAACCTGTTGGGAACTCCCAATTATAAAGATTGAAATCAAATGTCCTTAATTGTCGCGGGAAAGTGATAGGACCTATGGATGTAATTATTCCAACTGCGGACACGATAATAATCATCAGGCGCCTGTTCAGCTGAAATTGGTACCAtcgaaaaataatttattaatgacaaagaacaaaaaaatcagtaatTTGTATGAGTTCCCACCGTTTGCTACCGGAGAAAACAGAACTACGTCGGTGTTGTTGATCGCGTTATcgatattaaataaaatgacaTCTAGTTCCTctgattatttgttttcaaaggCAAACCAAAAAGTATGTCTTGTTATAAATTCTTCTTTATTGGACTGATTTGGCAgcaacttgttttgtaaaaagaaacttaaataaaatgtttcaGTCACTGATATAAGACAGCATTTGGACCAGATAACTTTCCGAGTTTTGCGCAGGCTCTCTTCTACTCTCGAGAAATAATAATCTATGACTGCAATTATGTAGGTTGAATTATACCCGTCTGATATATGGATAAGACATCTGACGTGTGTTCTTAAGAGTCTATATTTAAACGACACAATCTCAAACAGGgattggtttttcttaaaagaaattaaaagcacCCGCCTCAACTTCCCTAGAAATAGCAAATGAGGATGATAATCATCTTACTGGGAGTTCTTTAATCATATCGCGTAAGGCGATTAGTAACCATGTCATAAACAATCATAAAACACAAAGGATAATTGAAACTATACTTCATGCGTGTCAGAGCAGATGTTACTCAGGATATAATGCAAAATTGTCAGGTCAATAAAAATTGAGCAAGCTGCTAGTGTACTAAAGGATCTCCTCTCGTGTTACACTCAAGTGTTAAAGTGGTCAATAAAAACTCCTGCGCCGGGGCCATGGAAGTTGAAGAAGCATCGTCTATAACCAAACTGCGTACAATGAAGAGATAGTTCAAGCCATGGAAAACTCAACATTCATGAATCCAAGGACCAATTTGTATAAGACATATTGGTGGCTGGCGCCGAAATATTTCAAACAACTTGCGTCGAGACCCACGTATCTCATCGCTATTGAATCTGGAATAATGCTTCTTATAACCGTCACAGCATTTGTTGGAAACTTTCTAATCTGTTTTACTCTGCTGCGAAATCCAAGACTCCGTACTGCTACAAACTTATTGATTCTTGTATTAGCAATCACCGATTTGCTATCGGCTTGCCTTACGCAGACTGCAGCGACAATAGTTCTGATGAAAGGAAAATGGATCGTTGATGTCAATCCTCTTGATGTTCGAAGCTTTCCTTGTCTGTTGCAAGGTGTAATGTCTCCTGCTCTAATCGGCTGGTCGATGCACATCATGGCTTTAACGGCCTTAAATCGCTACATCTGCGTAGTGCATCAAAGACTGTACAACAAGATCTTCAGCAAGAAATCAACTCTTGTCATGGTGGCAGCCGAAGGGATGATCATACTTAGCCTCGTGGCTATCTCTTGTCCCGCGGGATTCGCGAGGATCACGTTAGACCCGAGACGCGCAATGTGCTTTACGACCTTCAAGCAACTAAAAACATCCCAGATGGTCTCGCACGTATTTTTGGTTTTTACGGTTGCAATTCCATTGATTATAATATGCCTGTCATATTTTCGAGTTTTCAAAGCAATAAGAAGTAGTTATTTCCAAGGGCAAACTGACAACACTTCCTCCAAAACATCCGCAACAAATGCCCCACAGCCTATTTCTGGAGCAACGAGGATAAAAGAAGTGAAAATAACTAAGACAGTTTTTGCTGTCCTGCTTGGATTCTTAACCTGCTGGATTCCAGCCATGATGTGTAACTACCTGAGTTATAACATGGTAGATCCTCGTTTTCCTCGCCAAGGAGAATTGGTTTTCACTTATTTTCTGTGTCTGAGTTCTTCCATTAATCCATTTATATACGGAGCCACAAACCGCGCTCTCAGGAAAGAATTTCTGAGTTCTCTGTCTTGTCGAAAAATTCGCAAGCGAACTGTTGTGGTACCAGAAGCTACATAACTAATAATACCGAGATTATCAATTGCTGCGTTGGGGGATGATGACCCAATAGACCGGTCGGTGACGATTCGTGCTTATACTTTATAAACAGTCTTTATTATAGTAACACTTTGAACAACATCAATCTTTATTGAAATATTCTTAGATTTCTAGATATTTTAATGCAGTGACTACCCAaacattaataataacaaaGATATAGACTGTGATTTCTAGAGTTCCATTTACTCCGACTATTCCAGAATACGGTCTGAAACGAAATCGCCTTTAAGACTGGTTCCATAAAACCTGCATGCATTAAATCACGGCAGAGGGCATGGTTTGAAAACATCTGTTAATGATAAAACCTTTACGGTTAATTTATAAGGTGTTTACAGTGGAAACCTGTCAATTTGACCACCGTCCTGGTCGTAATCACAAGGTTGTTGCATTAATGAGGTCTTTGAAATAATAGAATAACTCTCAGTGAGACAATATGGTTgaaataacgaggtggtcgtaAGACAGGATTACACTGTACTAACGAACTATTTAATGGATAGCTTCCAGTATTTTTGAGCCTTTTAAAGAAATTCATGTCAGGTCCAGGTCTTTCGTTTCACTAAAGGTATCATTGCATGAACAAATTCAGCAAAGATAGTGTATCGGCCTCTTCCGGAAATTTTTTTGGTGCTGACAGGCTATGATCATAGAGTCTAGAACATTAATGACTATAAGCCCATGTTAACTTTGGTGGTGTTATCTAcgtttcttcaatttttttcgccAGATTCTCCAGCCGCGGCTTCCCTCAAGCTGCTACCCCTCTCAAATAGCTGTTATATGCATTATATTAGGCAATTCGGCTTTTAAACACCTTAGCTCTACAGTGTGTCGAGTCTTTATACCTGACTGTATATCTATTGACACTGGCAAGCTACAAACTTCCTCCAATCATTACCCTGTAAATCTAGGACAAGATAAATGTGCTTTGGGTAAGTTTTTGACTAGCTGTTATCAATGGAGGCCCCTCCTCCTTTCCTGACGCACGCAATAGAGTAGCTGCGCATGTCGTAACTGtcgttcttgttgttgtttgttggtaGTATTATCGCGGGCACAACAGTGGTATTTCTTTTACTCCCCCAACGTCGTAGTTTTCTTTTTACGGTGACCCGGAACTCACTGCTTCGTACCACGtgaagaagaaatatcaaaaatcCCTGCAAAAATAAATAGAGGAGGTGTCAAAAGTTCTTTGCCTGTATTTGTATATTGTAGAGCGTTCCAGCCTGTCACGGATTACCGTACATCTAAGATCTGATGAGGTATTAAAGTATATAGTAGAAACTGGCTTCAAAGACTAACTCAAATCAATTAAATACTGCAATGTAAGCGACTGAGAAAACAGCGCTAGCAGGCTGAAAAAACGGTCCGTCTCTATACGTGATTGCTGTTTTGCTTTTGAGGGCTATAAACCTCGTTCTCCCTTTTTTCAACTTTGTAGCGTAAGGGGTTGTGTTTATATGAGCTATCGGTTTAAATTAGTCTCAcattctgaaaagaaaaagatatcaACTATTTCCTTAACAAAGATACTTTTGTATCAAGGCAGATATATGAAATTGCATATATTTGAACTGTGGACAAAAAGATATAATGCGTGGAAGATTATTGATGTTATAAACTGCGGATGATTAAAATTCCCATTTCGCGTACTGTCTTCCACGTCATTCCACGTGTTAAGGATTTTGTacagtgttttttgtttatctatCCTTGCTGTGGGCTCGTAATATCCCTTAACAGGTTTGAAGCATAAAAACCAAGAGAGTTCTTGACATTATGGTTTGTAAGGGTAACTCAACATACTGTGaataaactatttttttaaGGTAAGCATGCAAATCCTACACCTTTTCACACGAAACTTGTAATTAATACAACCCTAATATAGATTTAGACAAGGCCAAAAGCCAAAAATTACCTGTAGAGAATTGCATATGGTAAAGAGGTACTGGAACACCATTCCAGTTAGGTCTGTCACACTCAGAACACCAAACACCCATGTAACACCCAATAACGGAAAAAGTACGACGCAAGCCCGCAACACTCGCCTGAAAAAGGCAGGGAGTAAGCATGTCAAGCAAGACTAGATGTAGAGTGAAtgtcaataaaaaataaaaggtgtTTTGACTATCTCGTATAATTGAGTAAAAAACAGTCTGCTCGTAGTTTAGTAGAAACGCAACAACCTGAGTGAAATCCTAGCTTGAAAATAAATGCACCGAAACTTTCGCATTTCAACCCcatttagggaccggtcattattgaTCGccttgcggggggggggggatgcagAGGACCTTTTTTTGCGACAATGGAGCCCTTACGTGATCCCCCCTTAAAGCATACAGTGTGGTTTTGACCCGCCCcacgtttattttttaaacagtatAAACTATTAATGTCGTTGAATTGTGTACTATATAATCGCTGTACATTACGGATATATTAGATTGAAATGTTATAAAGTCAAAATGGGAAGCTGGGATATGGTACAGTGTTTCAGTAATATTACTTACTTAAATTTGTTGCTCTCCGAACTGACATTAGTAGGGTGCATAGTAAACAATTCTCTCGTGACTCGTGCAAGAACAAAGACATTTAACTGTAAATGAAGGAAAGATAAGTTTTAAGTGCAGCTAAAATCTGGCTcctattcttggtttgcaagcACTTGACAAGGCAGCCATGTTGGGAGTCAATACAGCAGATTtcttttctcgaagaatttacatgaaaatggagTTCAGTTTCCAGAGGAGAggaatgtttttgttcttgactACCAGCATGGCttccgtgacgtcacgtgcaaaccagcaatataAACTCAAGAACTGCCTTGTTCCAATATTGCCCAGTCCCCAGGCCTCAGTATACCGCGCGGCCTATACGTTACGGGTCACGTGCTCGAGAGAGTTCCTGGCCCTAAGTCCAAATATATCTAACTTATTTTGCGCTCCTGGCTAGATATGCTTATTTTCGGTGACCCTGCTTTTTATCACTGTATAACTTCAGTGTCTGAATAAGTCCTTTGGCACTTGTTTTCCCCTTTAACTCTCAAAAGAAAAGGGCCGCAAAGCATTGCGTACGCTGAATTATATTCAAACTTACTATGGATATTATGAGAACTGGAGCAACGAAAAACCAAACGAATCCATTGGAAAAGGACAACCAGCAACTGCAGAAAAAGGAATCACATGTGACGCAGTAGAGACTCATGCATTAAATGATATTCCtgtatcattgtcatcattaagTTTCTCAACCTGAGAACGAGGTCATGTTACATATTATTATGGGTGGCTCTGCGAGCGGGAAAGATTATATGAattctgtgttctgattggctaattgagTAGGTAAGCTGGGCCTTTCTTGCCCACGTGCGCGACTTAACAGTATTCTATAAGCCTCACTTGCTTATTCCAAGTCGAGACAATTTTAACGTCTGGCTTAAACCCGCGTAAAACACCTAGACTGAGTGGCACCAGCTACTGATGTTAACTTTCAGCTAGcattaagaagaagaaaaaacttaCAAGCTGTCAGCAACATAACTGGTGATGCCTCCTTCAGTGGCGGCTGCCGTTAAGAGGGAGATTGATACCAAGGCCAATGGGAAGCctaaggaaaaaaatcatttgtcaTCTTTCGTCTGATTACCCACGTACGTGGTTCCGCGGTTGAAAATACAAAGGGCTCCAGGAAAggcaaaaacatttaaaacatatAATTCCGTGTTTGGTATGACAAACTGACTTTTTTCTGCCTTTGATAATTAGTTGTTACCTCCAGTTTGTTTAAGGGAACGTTTTATTAACTAAAAGTAAAAttagaataaataaaaagcagaCAATCTTTGCTGTACatgtgaaaataataataataaaaaggtaAACTTCTTTAGTAATATTGGTTACTTAAAAAGGAAGAGAACGTGAAATAATGACTGAAAAATTGCAAGTTCTCCAATGTAAAGAAGTAAGACTAATAGTAACTTCCTGACTGAATTAGCCATTTTACTCTCACAAATTACTTCTCGCATTACAATCAAACAATGAAAGAACGTGGTCGAGCATCAAACGTTTATACTGTGCACTGAGGACGTTGGAAAAAAACTATTCAATCATTGAGTGACAATTGTCATTACAATCGGTCTTTCCGACTGCCACCATGGCAACCTGGCTTGTATATAGCTGAGTGATTAGTTAAATCTCAGACCATGTGGACTTTGAAGTCTTTTTGTCATCGTTGGTTAGATTAAACTTACCCCAGGAAAATGCACAGAAAGGCCACATTTTGAAGTCGGTGTCAAATACTTTGACCACCTTAGAGTACAGCGTCAAGCCTTCAATCAACATCCAACAAAAAGACACTAGAAAGAAATAATGTATGGCAGCAGCTATTGTTGTGCATATGGCCTGAAAAAAGAACAGCAAGAAGGGTCAGAAATGAGAgtcattttatttccttttttcagtgatcaaaaatttcatTTATGGTTTCATGAAAAGaagtcaaaatttttaattctGTGAATCACGACAAAGCAGAATTTGAGAGATTTTCTTAAGTATTGTATTCAGGGCGCAAGTTGTATATGTTTCTAAAAAGTGATGTGTTTGGGTAAACTGATCAAGAGACAGGCCCCTTATAACTTTGGTATTTTTCTACTAATTATTGATTTTCAATTGCCCTCAAATCCAATATTTTGCCTAATTTTCCACAATTTGATACATACCTCCAATTTTTACTCATTAAAAAAATCATCCAAGAATTCTCACAAATTTATCAAACCAATTTATTGACCTTATGTATCCATCTTTGgatagatttgaaaaaaaaaatggcagaaatggacaaaagaaaaataattaaagatacaagctcccccccctccccttaaaAAGTAGCGAGCGAATTTCATACAATCAGAAACTAGGCAGGAAAGcaggagtgttttttttttttagtttttacaagtttttctGGACAAAGGCCTGTCCAGAGGGAATaggcacgaacgggactcataggtcccattcaaggtgccatccctacccaatcccacaacccgtaaaggttggccacaccaccggggtctacgccCTCTACGCTTTTCGaacagtagtgtgggttcttttatgtcccacaagaacagaccagtgaaagtgctgtgagacgggacctaaggtttttcgtccttatccgagaagactagaaagtctaaccatttgcagatgtcattacaaaggcagcactttcttctcagttatttaaagaccgtaagtgttggtccggctagggtttgaacccgcgactcccgctcagcagactggCGCTCTCCTAACTGAGCTAACCAAGCGGCGGTTGAGTGCAGGACAGCTTTGTGATCTACGAACATTTCCGAAGTAAACTATTAAAGACACACGTCACAGGGTTGAGTCTGCTCACTTTGAAATGAGAGCAACCAGTAGATACGTAGCTAGGGATAACAAGCTATTTCAGTtgcaaccaatttttttttagtttaaatcAAGTTAATAAGAAAGTTGTCATTACAAGTGGGTTTTTCGTTTTCTAAATGACGCTTCTCGTCTTTTTGTTATTATATCATTTGATCCGCTGACTATACATGTACTCACTTTGGTCTGTGTGGCGTCAATTCCCAAAATGAAGATCAGCTGGGCAACAGCAATTGATATAACGAAGTTCAGTCTTATCTGTGTATCTCCCGCTTTGAGATTCCTAAAAACGtgtaaagagagagagaaacgACCAGGTTATTCCTTATTCAGATTTTTTGTTGCTGCCTTTTTGGCGAGGGTGGGGGCGCGGTAAATTACCTCCTCCTCCCTTGCTTATATTGCCGCATAGATACCTATCCTTTCTTACAAAGCAGTCAGATTTACTTACAGAAAAACTACGTATGCCACAATTGTGATGAATTCTCCCATCAGAGAGAAGGCACAGCCGATATAGGTGATCAGTTCTAGCGCCATACGATGTTTAACGGgtatctaaagaaaaaaagacgttCTCTTTGAGCCATTAATAAAGCTTCAactaaatgaaaactaaaaccTTCTACATTTAAGAATTTCTCCATCAAGGCCGTTAATTCAACTTAgctcaggggcgtagccagcctaTAGACCTGTAGGCCCTGGCCTATGAAGTAAATTATGctttgttggggtgagctaaaaagcttaagagctcaaaaGTTGGTGTGAGGTCAGTGTGTACAAGTCATGAGCGCAGTTTTCAGGAtgtgtggaa encodes:
- the LOC140926000 gene encoding adhesion G-protein coupled receptor D1-like, encoding MKMVQSNSEDLVVSGSSRSHSDRLQESDVHIRLPASMFHEKGGYMAAIVYSNLHELLPSEAQTFLDGIPTESGYIGSRIFAIAVEPLKYSLQGRALFDFGHLKPTLRSSKPECVFWNFSMTGGGSNGSSGSWSRRGCKTENYTSRRTYCSCDHLTHFAVLMQLKDHEIPVKHRMALELITYIGCAFSLMGEFITIVAYVVFLNLKAGDTQIRLNFVISIAVAQLIFILGIDATQTKAICTTIAAAIHYFFLVSFCWMLIEGLTLYSKVVKVFDTDFKMWPFCAFSWGFPLALVSISLLTAAATEGGITSYVADSFCWLSFSNGFVWFFVAPVLIISILNVFVLARVTRELFTMHPTNVSSESNKFKRVLRACVVLFPLLGVTWVFGVLSVTDLTGMVFQYLFTICNSLQGFLIFLLHVVRSSEFRVTVKRKLRRWGSKRNTTVVPAIILPTNNNKNDSYDMRSYSIACVRKGGGASIDNS
- the LOC140925999 gene encoding melatonin receptor type 1B-A-like, coding for MENSTFMNPRTNLYKTYWWLAPKYFKQLASRPTYLIAIESGIMLLITVTAFVGNFLICFTLLRNPRLRTATNLLILVLAITDLLSACLTQTAATIVLMKGKWIVDVNPLDVRSFPCLLQGVMSPALIGWSMHIMALTALNRYICVVHQRLYNKIFSKKSTLVMVAAEGMIILSLVAISCPAGFARITLDPRRAMCFTTFKQLKTSQMVSHVFLVFTVAIPLIIICLSYFRVFKAIRSSYFQGQTDNTSSKTSATNAPQPISGATRIKEVKITKTVFAVLLGFLTCWIPAMMCNYLSYNMVDPRFPRQGELVFTYFLCLSSSINPFIYGATNRALRKEFLSSLSCRKIRKRTVVVPEAT